A genomic region of Leptospira barantonii contains the following coding sequences:
- a CDS encoding methylmalonyl-CoA mutase family protein, whose protein sequence is METQIYTPRHKVRFITAASLFDGHDASINIMRRILQASGVEVIHLGHNRSVSEIVECAIQEDAQGIAITSYQGGHVEYFKYMIDLLKEKGAGHIKVFGGGGGTILPSEIQELEAYGVTRIYSPDDGRELGLQGMINDLIRKSDFIPPLTFNGTLHSSLKDKNPLAIAQTITLVENTFEREELEKSALTEKLNFPPGTKTVPILGITGTGGAGKSSLTDELVRRFLVDFPDKTIAILSVDPSKRKTGGALLGDRIRMNSISHERVYMRSFATREANIALNKNVKRSIDVLKSAGFDLIVVETAGIGQSDSEITEVADVALYVMTPEYGAATQLEKIDMIDYADLISINKFDKRGALDALRDVKKQYQRSRQLFDKNLDEMPVFGTIASQFNDPGTNGLYANVIGALSKKMNLGWESSYGKEEAMSEKIFIIPPDRVRYLAEIREECVRYDQSTEKESEKARKLFQLKGAIEILKAGKQDTNILELEYSKIENSLSPEAKKILSTWEEKLKNYQGENFTYKVRDKEIKVANTSLSLSNLKIPKVATPKFKDWGEIVRWSFQENFPGEFPFTAGVFPFKRTGEDPTRMFAGEGGPERTNARFHYVSLGMPAQRLSTAFDSVTLYGEDPGVRPDIYGKIGNSGVSIATLDDAKKLYSGFDLCNPTTSVSMTINGPAPMVLAFFMNTAIDQACEKYIKANGLEKEVRQKIESIYKAKNLPVPKYNAPIPEGNDGLGLMLLGVTGDEVLDKEVYEKIKRETVKVVRGTVQADILKEDQAQNTCIFSTEFALKMMGDIQEYFITNQIRNFYSVSISGYHIAEAGANPITQVAFTLANGLTYVEYFLSRGMSIDDFAPNLSFFFSNGIDPEYAVIGRVARRIWAKAMKNKYGANDRSAMLKYHIQTSGRSLHAQEIAFNDIRTTLQALYAIYDNCNSLHTNAYDEAITTPTEESVRRAMAIQLIINRELGLARNENPGQGSFIIEELTDLVEQAILGEFHRISERGGVLGAMEMMYQRNKIQEESLYYESLKHNGEFPVIGVNTFLSKEGSPTVIPKEVIRSTDEEKQSQIGALKEFQKRNEQDLEDRLRKLKNASLSNGNIFEELMETSKKVSLGQMTHALYEVGGQYRRSM, encoded by the coding sequence ATGGAAACGCAAATTTATACCCCAAGACACAAGGTCCGTTTTATCACCGCCGCATCCCTATTCGACGGACACGACGCTTCGATCAATATCATGAGAAGAATTCTCCAGGCTTCGGGAGTGGAAGTGATCCATCTGGGACACAACCGTTCCGTGAGCGAAATCGTGGAATGTGCGATCCAAGAGGACGCGCAAGGGATCGCGATCACGAGTTATCAGGGCGGTCACGTGGAATATTTCAAATATATGATAGACCTTTTGAAGGAAAAAGGCGCGGGTCATATCAAGGTTTTCGGAGGCGGAGGCGGAACCATTCTTCCTTCCGAGATCCAGGAACTCGAAGCCTACGGAGTGACTCGAATTTATTCGCCGGACGACGGAAGAGAACTTGGTCTCCAAGGAATGATCAACGATCTCATTCGCAAGTCGGATTTTATTCCCCCTCTTACGTTCAACGGCACGTTACATTCTTCCTTAAAGGATAAGAATCCGTTGGCGATCGCACAAACGATCACTCTCGTCGAGAACACGTTCGAAAGAGAGGAACTCGAAAAATCCGCGTTAACCGAAAAGTTGAACTTCCCACCCGGAACCAAAACCGTTCCGATCCTTGGAATCACGGGAACCGGCGGCGCGGGAAAATCCTCTCTGACGGACGAACTCGTTCGCAGATTTCTCGTGGACTTTCCGGATAAAACGATCGCGATCCTTTCGGTGGATCCTTCCAAAAGAAAAACCGGGGGCGCGCTCCTCGGAGATAGAATTCGGATGAACTCGATTTCCCACGAACGCGTTTATATGAGATCCTTCGCGACAAGAGAAGCGAACATTGCGCTTAACAAAAACGTTAAACGAAGTATAGACGTTTTAAAAAGTGCGGGTTTCGATCTGATCGTCGTGGAAACCGCGGGGATCGGCCAGAGCGATTCGGAGATCACCGAAGTCGCGGACGTCGCGTTATACGTCATGACTCCGGAATACGGAGCGGCCACACAGTTGGAAAAGATCGATATGATCGACTACGCGGATCTGATCTCCATCAATAAGTTCGACAAAAGAGGCGCGTTAGACGCTCTTAGAGATGTAAAAAAACAATACCAAAGATCCAGACAACTCTTTGATAAGAATTTGGACGAGATGCCCGTGTTCGGAACGATTGCCTCCCAGTTCAACGATCCCGGAACCAACGGTCTCTACGCAAACGTAATCGGCGCCCTTTCCAAAAAGATGAATCTCGGTTGGGAATCCTCTTATGGAAAAGAGGAAGCGATGAGCGAAAAAATATTCATCATTCCGCCGGACCGAGTACGTTACCTTGCCGAAATTCGGGAAGAATGCGTTCGTTACGATCAGTCGACCGAAAAGGAATCGGAAAAAGCAAGAAAACTGTTCCAGTTAAAAGGTGCGATCGAAATCCTAAAGGCGGGAAAACAGGACACAAACATTCTAGAATTAGAATATTCTAAAATTGAAAACTCCCTTTCTCCCGAGGCCAAAAAAATTCTTTCGACTTGGGAAGAAAAACTGAAGAACTATCAGGGAGAAAACTTCACGTATAAGGTCCGAGATAAGGAAATCAAGGTCGCGAACACTTCCCTTTCCTTGAGCAATTTAAAAATTCCGAAAGTGGCGACTCCTAAGTTTAAGGATTGGGGAGAAATCGTACGCTGGTCCTTTCAAGAAAACTTTCCGGGAGAATTTCCGTTCACCGCGGGCGTATTTCCGTTTAAAAGAACGGGAGAGGATCCGACCCGGATGTTCGCCGGAGAAGGCGGACCCGAAAGAACAAACGCACGGTTTCACTACGTCAGCCTTGGAATGCCCGCACAACGTCTGTCCACCGCCTTCGACTCGGTCACATTATACGGAGAAGATCCGGGAGTAAGACCGGATATCTACGGTAAGATCGGCAACTCCGGAGTTAGCATCGCAACCTTGGACGACGCGAAAAAATTGTATTCCGGTTTCGATCTTTGCAACCCGACCACTTCGGTTTCGATGACGATCAACGGACCCGCGCCGATGGTGCTCGCGTTTTTTATGAACACCGCGATCGATCAGGCCTGTGAAAAATATATCAAAGCCAACGGACTCGAAAAAGAAGTCCGTCAAAAAATCGAAAGTATCTATAAGGCAAAAAATCTGCCGGTTCCAAAATACAACGCTCCGATTCCGGAAGGAAACGACGGACTCGGTCTTATGTTGTTAGGCGTGACCGGAGACGAGGTTCTCGACAAGGAAGTTTACGAAAAGATAAAACGCGAAACCGTGAAGGTGGTTCGCGGAACGGTTCAAGCGGACATCCTCAAAGAGGATCAAGCGCAAAATACCTGTATCTTCTCCACCGAGTTCGCATTAAAAATGATGGGAGATATTCAGGAATACTTCATCACGAATCAGATCCGTAACTTTTATTCGGTTTCCATTTCGGGTTATCATATCGCGGAAGCCGGAGCCAACCCGATCACTCAGGTCGCGTTCACACTCGCAAACGGTCTGACCTATGTGGAATATTTCTTAAGCAGAGGAATGAGCATAGACGACTTCGCGCCGAACCTTTCGTTTTTCTTTTCGAACGGAATCGATCCCGAATACGCGGTGATCGGAAGGGTCGCGAGAAGAATCTGGGCCAAGGCGATGAAAAATAAATACGGAGCTAACGACCGTTCGGCGATGCTCAAGTATCACATTCAAACTTCGGGAAGATCTCTTCACGCACAGGAGATCGCGTTCAACGATATCAGAACCACTCTGCAAGCTCTGTATGCGATCTATGACAATTGCAATTCTTTGCATACGAACGCATACGACGAGGCGATCACCACCCCTACGGAAGAATCGGTTCGTCGTGCGATGGCGATTCAGCTCATCATCAACCGAGAACTCGGTCTTGCCAGAAACGAAAACCCGGGTCAGGGTTCGTTCATCATCGAAGAACTCACCGATCTTGTGGAACAGGCGATTCTCGGAGAATTCCATAGAATTTCGGAAAGAGGCGGAGTTCTCGGAGCGATGGAGATGATGTATCAAAGAAATAAGATCCAAGAAGAATCCTTATATTACGAATCCTTAAAGCACAACGGAGAATTTCCGGTGATCGGCGTGAACACTTTCTTAAGCAAGGAAGGTTCTCCAACGGTCATTCCTAAGGAAGTGATTCGTTCAACAGACGAGGAAAAACAGTCTCAGATCGGAGCTTTGAAGGAATTTCAAAAACGCAACGAACAAGACCTCGAGGATCGTCTGCGGAAATTGAAAAACGCGAGTCTTTCCAACGGAAACATCTTCGAGGAACTTATGGAAACATCCAAAAAAGTCTCCTTAGGACAGATGACACACGCGCTTTACGAAGTCGGCGGACAATACCGAAGAAGTATGTGA
- a CDS encoding lysophospholipid acyltransferase family protein: METQTESDLLDSLFLIPREPVKQFLKTLLHLVYSVEVTGLENVPESGGAVLISNHTDNLDVIVQGTSVLRKVIYLGKYELFHPQETVLDFLNNPASPLNTFPLSLMKQTLVTALNALGDMQGKQLIHWGGHPILRAHNVKDAKSAAVYYEDLENYMVELIQRGELISVYPQGTRTENVTPGSFKALSAKLAIRAGVPIIPSAIKGAWRMMKPEAFLTGKAFGAKITYNIGKPIYPKDFPKEPLKKAAKMVTEELENRVRKLIDTPES, from the coding sequence ATGGAAACCCAAACAGAATCCGACCTTCTTGACAGCCTCTTTCTGATTCCAAGAGAACCCGTTAAACAATTTTTAAAAACTCTTCTCCACCTCGTGTATTCGGTGGAAGTTACGGGTCTTGAAAACGTTCCCGAATCGGGAGGCGCCGTTCTGATTTCGAATCATACGGACAACCTGGATGTAATCGTACAGGGAACCTCCGTTTTAAGAAAAGTGATTTATCTTGGAAAATACGAATTGTTTCATCCTCAGGAAACCGTTTTGGATTTCCTAAACAACCCCGCTTCTCCCTTGAATACTTTCCCTCTCAGTTTGATGAAACAAACCCTCGTCACCGCTCTGAACGCTCTCGGAGATATGCAGGGAAAACAACTCATCCACTGGGGTGGTCATCCCATCCTAAGAGCGCATAACGTGAAGGACGCGAAGTCCGCCGCAGTCTACTACGAGGACCTGGAAAACTATATGGTCGAACTCATTCAAAGGGGAGAATTGATTTCGGTTTATCCGCAAGGGACCAGAACCGAAAACGTAACCCCCGGATCCTTCAAAGCCCTTTCGGCGAAACTCGCGATTCGTGCGGGAGTTCCCATCATCCCGAGCGCGATCAAAGGCGCCTGGAGAATGATGAAACCCGAAGCCTTTTTGACCGGCAAGGCCTTCGGTGCAAAAATCACGTATAACATCGGTAAGCCGATCTACCCGAAGGATTTTCCGAAGGAACCTTTGAAAAAAGCCGCAAAGATGGTGACCGAGGAACTGGAGAATCGGGTGAGAAAACTCATCGATACTCCGGAAAGCTAA
- a CDS encoding phosphatase PAP2 family protein has protein sequence MSGNISWFQDSFWFGETFLQSLRGSSFDPIFATITLVFHHLGGNTFFMILLSSVYVFLNRKLGIRLGVGLLTTGIVNGIAKALLESPRPTLPWNGPGTLTEFSYGFPSGHVQTSVVIWGLIFLHVKNKTIRTLSLFILLFMPFSRMFAGVHFAGDTLGGFILGLLCLVLIEILFRSFPELESPKPFEAQNLSNTKTISLILVVLTLPAVLLHSHLDSLEKMKSYESVISASGALGGFMIGILLSKFHSLDWGRPDSLSETIRRAAILILGILVFYILPGIVVQKLFPENPVARYLRYGIVSSYIAFFSVYILDRWKGKADLKK, from the coding sequence ATGAGCGGAAATATAAGTTGGTTTCAAGATTCGTTTTGGTTCGGCGAAACGTTTTTACAATCTCTGCGAGGATCTTCCTTCGATCCGATCTTTGCCACGATCACGTTGGTCTTTCATCATCTCGGCGGAAACACATTCTTCATGATTCTTCTTTCCAGCGTTTACGTTTTTCTAAATCGTAAACTCGGAATCCGACTCGGAGTAGGTCTACTTACGACCGGAATCGTCAACGGAATCGCAAAGGCTTTGTTGGAAAGTCCGAGACCCACGCTTCCTTGGAACGGGCCGGGAACCTTGACCGAATTTTCATACGGATTTCCATCGGGGCACGTTCAAACATCCGTTGTGATCTGGGGTTTGATTTTTCTTCACGTAAAAAACAAAACGATCCGAACGTTATCCTTATTCATTCTTCTTTTTATGCCGTTTTCCAGAATGTTCGCCGGGGTTCACTTTGCGGGCGATACCTTGGGCGGTTTTATACTCGGTCTTTTGTGTTTGGTTTTGATCGAGATTTTATTCCGATCCTTTCCCGAGTTGGAATCTCCGAAACCTTTCGAAGCTCAGAATCTTTCAAACACGAAAACGATTTCTTTGATCCTAGTCGTACTGACTTTGCCTGCCGTGCTTCTGCATTCTCATTTGGATTCTTTGGAAAAAATGAAATCGTATGAAAGTGTGATTTCAGCGAGCGGCGCCTTGGGTGGATTTATGATCGGAATTCTTTTGTCCAAGTTTCATTCCTTGGATTGGGGAAGACCGGATTCTCTTTCGGAAACGATTCGAAGAGCGGCGATTTTGATTTTGGGAATACTCGTTTTTTATATTCTTCCCGGCATCGTCGTTCAAAAGCTGTTCCCAGAAAATCCGGTTGCAAGATACCTCAGGTACGGGATCGTTAGCAGTTACATCGCTTTTTTCTCCGTATACATTTTGGATCGCTGGAAGGGAAAAGCCGATTTAAAAAAATAG
- a CDS encoding oligosaccharide flippase family protein: MLNLPGKMQKISNLLVQFRKSGMFKSSLFVSVSKAISSLLNLVFMVYSVNILTKSENGLFQYYAGFLPVLLAIAEFGLPAALVKFLAPVTEDKQKIGILLSSSMLIKLGALGALALISLIGALLLRESSVVVALLVLGSFILSFNSFFESIFICFGNYISLSFWNPLPNLIRLLVLYGADHLTERALGHLDILAIFTASPLFVLVLFFFVFPRKQLYWSGEKNGIREMTSTLTSFNGYAFLASIFAMISDRMEIFFLKWYHSQESAAVYGTALQLFSGFVILFSVINSLIYPKLSRLVDSEEFPKFLWKSMLLAVGMAVLLSPGFFLAEWILNLLFRGKYADSIGVFQILYPNYMLQLVFSPLGIALFALGQPRMLAFLALIRLVCGLVLANLLIPEYGPTGAASSYFLGQIVSWLILTGYFLAFFRR; encoded by the coding sequence ATGTTGAATCTCCCGGGGAAGATGCAAAAAATTTCGAACCTTCTGGTTCAGTTCCGTAAATCCGGAATGTTCAAGTCTTCCCTTTTCGTCAGCGTATCAAAGGCGATCTCTTCCTTACTCAATCTTGTGTTTATGGTTTATTCCGTAAACATACTCACAAAAAGTGAGAATGGACTTTTTCAATACTACGCCGGGTTTCTTCCGGTGTTGCTTGCGATCGCGGAGTTCGGACTTCCCGCGGCTCTCGTAAAATTTTTGGCCCCCGTAACCGAGGACAAACAAAAGATAGGAATCCTTTTGTCCTCTTCGATGCTCATCAAACTCGGCGCGCTCGGTGCATTGGCGCTGATCAGTTTGATCGGAGCCCTTCTTTTGAGGGAAAGTTCGGTCGTGGTTGCGTTACTCGTGCTTGGAAGTTTTATACTTTCCTTCAATTCGTTTTTTGAAAGTATCTTCATCTGTTTCGGAAATTATATTTCCCTATCGTTTTGGAATCCTCTTCCGAATTTAATCCGACTTCTCGTTTTATACGGAGCGGATCACTTGACCGAACGAGCTCTTGGGCATCTGGACATACTCGCGATCTTCACGGCTTCTCCTTTGTTCGTTTTAGTATTGTTCTTCTTCGTGTTTCCGAGAAAACAACTCTATTGGAGCGGAGAAAAGAACGGAATTCGGGAAATGACTTCCACGCTTACTTCGTTCAACGGATACGCGTTTCTTGCTTCCATCTTTGCGATGATTTCGGACAGGATGGAGATTTTCTTTTTGAAGTGGTATCATTCTCAGGAATCCGCGGCCGTCTACGGAACCGCCTTACAGTTGTTCAGCGGGTTTGTGATTTTATTTTCGGTCATCAACTCGCTCATCTACCCGAAACTTTCCAGGCTTGTCGATTCGGAAGAATTTCCTAAGTTTCTTTGGAAGTCCATGTTGCTCGCGGTGGGAATGGCGGTTCTTTTATCGCCCGGATTTTTTCTTGCGGAATGGATTTTGAATCTGCTCTTTCGCGGAAAATACGCGGATTCGATCGGAGTTTTTCAAATTCTCTATCCGAACTATATGCTTCAGTTGGTTTTTTCACCTCTCGGAATCGCCTTATTCGCGTTAGGTCAACCGAGAATGCTCGCCTTCCTCGCATTGATCCGACTTGTCTGCGGATTGGTTTTGGCTAATCTTTTGATTCCCGAGTACGGACCGACCGGCGCGGCTTCTTCTTATTTCTTGGGGCAGATCGTATCTTGGCTGATCTTGACCGGATACTTTTTAGCCTTCTTTCGAAGATGA
- a CDS encoding ATP-binding response regulator has translation MRILFLDDEEVIRDLFREIFGAFHDLTLAGTAEEALEICKNKSFDLIVTDVRLPKMSGIDFVSKLRDIGVNTPFIVITGNQDIDVSIRALRLGAVDFFIKPFRMDAIRHSLQKFENLFISSQELIGKNHFQLTQFKQQFSIKPSLKNLNQYVNLVMRSISLIPGIHTDDLLAIKLALYELLGNSIEHGSAGINYENKSKLLSSEVNYFDHVDRICDALNESVQLEIGFENQKVYVSLKDHGAGFDPSKVPDPVTDPTASHLSGRGIFLVRMNVDELVYNDIGNEVRFSKTLKKELPTPSKVNTG, from the coding sequence CTTGGCGGGAACCGCCGAAGAAGCCCTCGAAATCTGCAAAAATAAAAGTTTCGATCTGATCGTAACCGACGTTCGTCTTCCTAAGATGAGCGGAATCGACTTCGTGTCCAAACTGAGAGACATAGGAGTCAACACTCCCTTTATCGTCATAACGGGCAATCAAGACATCGACGTTTCGATCCGCGCGCTCAGACTCGGAGCGGTCGATTTTTTCATCAAACCCTTTCGAATGGATGCGATTCGTCATTCTCTGCAGAAATTCGAGAATTTATTTATTTCCAGTCAGGAACTGATCGGCAAAAATCATTTTCAACTTACTCAGTTCAAACAACAATTTTCGATCAAACCCAGTCTTAAAAATCTGAATCAATACGTGAACTTGGTGATGCGTTCCATTTCCTTGATTCCCGGCATTCATACGGACGATCTTCTCGCGATCAAACTCGCATTGTATGAACTTCTCGGAAACTCGATCGAACACGGTTCCGCGGGAATCAACTACGAGAACAAATCGAAACTTCTTTCCTCCGAAGTGAACTACTTCGATCACGTGGATCGAATCTGCGACGCTCTGAACGAATCCGTTCAACTGGAGATCGGTTTTGAAAATCAAAAGGTTTACGTTTCTCTAAAGGACCACGGCGCTGGTTTCGATCCTTCCAAGGTTCCCGATCCAGTAACCGATCCTACCGCGAGTCATCTTTCGGGCAGGGGAATTTTTTTGGTGAGAATGAACGTGGACGAACTCGTTTACAACGATATCGGAAACGAGGTTCGTTTTAGCAAAACCTTAAAAAAAGAACTTCCAACACCTTCAAAAGTAAACACCGGCTGA